One genomic region from Stutzerimonas decontaminans encodes:
- a CDS encoding sel1 repeat family protein, translated as MLWRLRARLGYFAARKLMTSRYAVQQPKLWRWMEGQFARMAAMGDVGAQSFYGHILYFRGRGYGAKQEGVRLLRLAAKAGDVKAAYQMGVVSLSEEASHGPDGNEAARWWSQAAEAGHPLAAVRLEQLYRAGGYGLVADSLQADRYKEKAAQLGV; from the coding sequence ATGTTGTGGAGACTGCGCGCGAGGCTCGGTTATTTTGCGGCCCGCAAGTTGATGACATCTCGCTACGCTGTCCAGCAACCGAAACTCTGGCGTTGGATGGAAGGCCAGTTTGCGCGCATGGCCGCCATGGGAGACGTAGGTGCGCAGAGTTTCTACGGCCATATTCTGTATTTTCGCGGGCGTGGCTACGGTGCCAAGCAGGAGGGCGTCCGCTTGTTGCGGCTAGCGGCCAAGGCCGGTGATGTCAAAGCAGCTTACCAGATGGGTGTCGTCAGCCTGAGCGAAGAAGCGTCTCACGGACCGGATGGCAACGAGGCGGCTCGCTGGTGGTCCCAGGCTGCCGAAGCGGGGCACCCGCTGGCAGCTGTTCGTCTCGAGCAGCTGTATCGCGCGGGAGGTTACGGCCTAGTCGCCGATTCGCTCCAGGCAGACCGCTACAAGGAAAAGGCAGCGCAGCTGGGGGTATAA